Genomic window (Escherichia fergusonii ATCC 35469):
ATGATCGCTATTCTGGCAACAACCGGCATTGCGTTGACCATTTGGGTGGTGCCCAACAGCAGCACGCACGTACTTAATCGTGAGTCCGGAATGGTGAAAGGCAGTTTCAGCAAAGTGCTGGCAGAACCGCGGCTGCTGAAACTCAACTTCGGCATTATGTGTCTGCACATGCTGCTGATGTCGACGTTTGTTGCCCTGCCCGGACAGTTGGCTGATGCGGGGTTCCCGGCGGCTGAACACTGGAAGGTCTATCTGGCGACGATGTTAATCGCCTTTGGCTCGGTTGTGCCTTTCATTATCTACGCTGAAGTTAAGCGCAAAATGAAGCAAGTCTTTGTCTTCTGCGTCGGGCTGATCGTCGTTGCGGAAATTGTGTTGTGGAACGCACAAACGCAGTTCTGGCAACTGGTGCTCGGCGTGCAGCTTTTCTTTGTGGCGTTTAATTTGATGGAAGCCCTCCTCCCCTCGCTTATCAGTAAAGAGTCGCCAGCCGGTTACAAAGGCACGGCGATGGGCGTTTACTCCACCAGCCAGTTTCTTGGTGTGGCCATTGGCGGTTCGCTGGGTGGCTGGATTGACGGCATGTTTGACGGTCAGGGCGTATTTCTCGCTGGCGCAATGCTGGCCGCAGTGTGGCTGGCAGTCGCCAGTACCATGAAAGAACCGCCGTATGTCAGCAGTTTGCGCATTGAAATCCCGGCGGACATTGCCGCAAACGAGGCGTTAAAAGTGCGTTTGCTGGAAACCGCGGGTGTCAAAGAAGTGTTGATTGCAGAAGAAGAACATTCAGCTTATGTGAAAATCGACAGCAAAGTGACGAATCGCTTTGAGGTTGAACAGGCAATTCGTCAGGCATAAAAAAAGAGGCGAATTGCCTGTTGCGCTACGCTTTTCAGGCCTACAAAGTTCCTGAGTGACAAACCTTTGTAGGCCGAATCAGGCGTTCATGCCGCATCTGACATGAACAAAGCGCAGGTTGTCGCGATTAATCGCGGAAGTTTTTGAACTGGAACGGCTGACCCAGATCGCCACCACGTACCATCGCCATGACAGCCTGCAAATCATCACGAGATTTGCCCGTCACACGGATCTCATCGCCCTGAATTTGCGCCTGCACTTTCAGTTTGCTGTCTTTGATCATCTTGACGATTTTCTTCTGGGTCGCGCTTTCAATGCCCTGTTTCAGTTTCGCTTCCACAAACCAGGTTTTACCGCTATGAACGATATTTTCCGGTACATCCAGCGAACTGCCTTCAATGCCGCGCTTCAGCAGCTTGGCACGCAGAATATCCAGCAACTGATTGACCTGGAAGTCGGACTCGCTCAACACTTTGATGGTTTTGCTGGCGTCGTTCAGCTCAAATGAGGCTTCAACGTTACGGAAGTCAAAACGGGACTCCACTTCGCGGCTCGCGTTATCGACCGCGTTACGTGCTTCCTGAAGATCAACTTCAGAGACAATATCGAAAGATGGCATCTTTTCCTCTCCCTTCATTTTTGATGCGAAGCATAATACCTGCAAAGTTAAATAACCAACAGTCCTGCACCAGGACGTATCCCTTAATTGTGCATAGTCGCAACAGCATGCACAATTAAGGGATAGCCTTATTGAACACCCGGAGTGGTTGCGGGTGAGGAGGAACAATGAAAATTACCGTATTGGGATGCGGTGCCTTAGGGCAATTATGGCTTACAGCACTTTGCAAACAGGGTCACGAGGTTCAGGGCTGGCTGCGCGTACCGCAACCTTATTGTAGCGTGAATCTGGTTGAAACCGACGGTTCGATATTTAATGAGTCTCTGACCGCCAACGATCCCGATTTTCTCGCCACCAGCGATCTGCTCCTGGTGACGCTGAAAGCATGGCAGGTTTCCGATGCCGTCAAAAGCCTCGCGTCTACACTGCCTGTAACCACGCCAATACTGTTAATTCACAACGGCATGGGCACCATCGAAGAGTTGCAAAACATTCAGCAGCCGTTACTGATGGGCACCACCACTCATGCCGCCCGCCGCGACGGCAATGTCATTATTCATGTGGCAAATGGTATTACGCATATTGGCCCGGCACGGCAACAGGACGGCGATTACAGTTATCTGGCGGATATTTTGCAAACCGTGTTACCTGACGTCGCGTGGCATAACAATATTCGCGCCGAGCTGTGGCGCAAGCTGGCAGTCAACTGTGTGATTAATCCACTGACCGCCATCTGGAATTGCCCGAATGGTGAATTACGACATCATCCGCAAGACATTATGCAGATATGCGAAGAAGTCGCGGCAGTGATCGAACGCGAAGGGCATCATACTTCAGCGGAAGATTTGCGTGATTATGTTATGCAGGTGATTGATGCAACAGCGGAAAACATTTCGTCGATGTTGCAGGATATCCGCGCGCTGCGCCACACCGAAATCGACTATATCACTGGTTTTCTCTTACGCCGCGCTCGCGCGCATGGGATTGCCGTACCGGAAAACACCCGCCTGTTTGAAATGGTAAAAAGAAAGGAGAGTGAATATGAGCGCATCGGCACTGGTTTGCCTCGCCCCTGGTAGTGAAGAGACTGAAGCTGTCACCACTATCGATCTGCTGGTTCGCGGCGGTATCAACGTCACCACTGCCAGCGTCGCCAGCGATGGTAACCTGGCAATTACCTGCTCACGCGGCGTGAAGCTGCTGGCGGATGTGCCGCTGGTCGAAGTAGCTGATGGCGAATATGACGTGATCGTGCTGCCTGGTGGCATTAAAGGCGCGGAGTGTTTTCGTGATAGCACCCTGCTGGTTGAAACCGTTAAACAGTTCCACCGTTCCGGGCGTATCGTCGCGGCTATTTGCGCCGCGCCAGCCATCGTGCTGGTCCCGCACGATATCTTCCCGATTGGCAATATGACCGGCTTCCCGACGCTGAAAGACAAAATTCCCGCAGAACAATGGCAGGACAAGCGCGTCGTCTGGGATGCTCGGGTAAAATTGTTGACCAGTCAGGGACCAGGTACGGCTATTGATTTTGGTCTGAAAATTATCGACCTGTTGGTTGGGCGTGAAAAAGCCCATGAAGTGGCATCACAACTGGTGATGGCGGCAGGGATTTATAATTATTACGAGTAGTGTCAGATGCGGCAAACGTCGCATCTGACCAGATGCGACGTCACAACCACAAATTACGGACGATACACCTTCACATTATTAAAGCCCTGCTCGCGCAGATAGAGCGCCTGCAGGCGGCTCATCACCCCGCGCTCACACCACAACAGCCAGGTTTTGTTCTGGTCGAGATCGCCAAATTTGGTGCTCAGTTTATAGAACGGCAGAGAGACCACGTCGATACCTTCAACTCTCAGCGGCTTATCTTCTTGTTCATCAACAGAACGGATATCGAGGATCACATCGTTCGGGCCGAAGCCGTTGACGGTTTCCACTTCCACCACTTCCTGCTCGGTCTGCTGAGCGATTTCGCGGATATCAACGTTATTCGCTTCCTCAACCACTTTATCGAGAATGCTGAAGTCGAACTTCTCTTCTTCCGCTTCAATCTTCGACTTAACCGCTTTCACGGTCGGGCTTTTGGAGATAACACCGCAGTATTCCGGCATGGTGCGGGCAAAATCTTCGGTGCCAATCTGGCGAGCCAGGTTGATGATGTGCTCTTTGTCGTAAGAGATCAGCGGACGCAGGATCAGCGTATCGGAGACGTTATCAATCAGGCGCAGGTTGGTTAGCGTCTGGCTGGACACCTGTCCCAGCGCTTCGCCGGTGACGAGCGCCTGTACGCCGTAACGTTCAGCCACTTTAGACGCGGCACGCACCATCATACGTTTGAGGATTACGCCCATCTGACCGTCGTCGATTTTCTCGAGAATTTCACCGACGACCGGCTCAAAGTTAATGGCGACAAAACGCACGCGGTGGGAGCTACCAAAACGGTTCCACAGATAATGCGCCACCTGACGAACACCAATTTCATGCGCCGCGCCGCCGAGATTAAAGAAGCAGTAATGCACGCGGCAGCCGCGACGCATCAACATATAACTGGAAACACCGGAGTCGAAACCACCGGAAATAAGCGACAGCACATCTTCCTGGGTGCCGATTGGGAATCCGCCAATACCTTCGTAACGACCTTTAATCAGCAGGAGACGATCGTCTTCAACTTCCAGATGGACAGTCACATCCGGATTGGTCAGCTTCACGCGCGCGGATTCAATATGCTGATTTAAACCGCCGCCGACGTAACGTTCCACATCAATCGAGCTAAAATCATGTTTGCCACGGCGCTTCACACGTACGCAGAAGGTTTTCCCTTCCAGCTGATCGCGATACTGAACCAAGGCTTTCTCGAAAATATCGTGCATGTCGGTAAACGGCACGTCTTCAACTTCGAGAATATGGTGGATACCCGGAATACGGGTCAGGGCGTCGCGAATAGCCAGACGCTGGCTTTCATCTTTTGCGCGAACTTCGATGTTATCCCAGTGGCGGACGACAGCGAGCGTCTCATCATAGTGCTTTAAAACGTTACGAATGTTCCCGGTAAGGATTTTTATAAAGCGCAAGCGCACAGATTGGCTTTTGATGGTGATTTCCGGGAACAATTTAATGATAAACTTCATGGCGGCAATGGTTCGTTGGCAAGTCTTAAGCGACTTGTATAGGGAAAAATACAGCAGCCCACACCTGCGGCTGCATCCAGGCGCGGAAGTATACCACTAACATCGCTTTGCTGCGCACATCACCTTACCATTGCGCGTTATTTGCTATTTGCCCTGAGTCCGTTACCATGACGGGGCGAAAAATATTGAGAGTCAGACATTCATTATGCCGAAGAAAAATGAGGCGCCCGCCAGCTTTGAAAAGGCGCTGAGCGAGCTGGAACAGATTGTAACCCGTCTGGAAAGTGGCGACCTGCCGCTGGAAGAGGCGCTGAACGAGTTCGAACGTGGCGTGCAGCTGGCACGTCAGGGGCAGGCCAAATTACAACAAGCCGAACAGCGCGTACAAATTCTGCTGTCTGACAATGAAGACGCCTCTTTAACTCCTTTTACACCGGACAATGAGTAATGGACTTTCCGCAGCAACTCGAAGCCTGCGTTAAGCAGGCCAACCAGGCGCTGAGCCGTTTTATCGCCCCACTGCCCTTTCAGAACACTCCCGTGGTCGAAACCATGCAGTATGGCGCATTATTAGGTGGTAAGCGCCTGCGACCGTTCCTGGTTTATGCCACCGGCCATATGTTCGGCGTTAGCACAAACACGCTGGACGCACCCGCTGCCGCCGTAGAGTGTATCCACGCTTACTCATTAATTCATGATGATTTACCGGCAATGGATGATGACGATCTGCGTCGCGGTTTGCCGACCTGCCATGTGAAGTTTGGCGAAGCAAACGCGATTCTCGCTGGCGACGCTTTACAAACGCTGGCGTTCTCGATTTTAAGTGATGCCGATATGCCGGAAGTGTCGGATCGCGACAGAATTTCGATGATTTCTGAACTGGCGAGCGCCAGCGGTATTGGCGGAATGTGCGGTGGTCAGGCATTAGATTTAGATGCGGAAGGCAAACACGTACCTCTGGACGCACTCGAGCGTATTCATCGCCATAAAACCGGCGCATTGATTCGCGCCGCCGTTCGTCTTGGTGCATTAAGCGCCGGAGATAAAGGACGTCGTGCTCTGCCAGTACTCGACAAGTACGCAGAGAGCATCGGCCTTGCCTTCCAGGTTCAGGATGACATCCTGGATGTGGTGGGAGATACTGCAACGTTGGGTAAACGCCAGGGTGCCGACCAGCAACTTGGTAAAAGTACCTACCCTGCACTTCTGGGTCTTGAGCAAGCCCGGAAGAAAGCCCAGGATCTGATCGACGATGCCCGCCAGTCGCTGAAACAACTGGCTGAACAGTCACTCGATACCTCGGCACTGGAAGCGCTAGCGGACTACATCATCCAGCGTAATAAATAAACAATAAGTATTAATAGGCCCCTGATGAGTTTTGATATTGCCAAATACCCGACCCTGGCACTGGTCGACTCCCCCCAGGAGTTACGACTGTTGCCAAAAGAGAGTTTACCGAAACTCTGCGACGAACTGCGCCGCTATTTACTCGACAGCGTGAGCCGTTCCAGCGGGCACTTCGCCTCCGGGCTGGGCACGGTCGAGCTGACCGTAGCGCTGCACTACGTCTATAACACCCCGTTTGACCAATTGATTTGGGATGTGGGGCATCAGGCTTATCCGCATAAAATTTTGACCGGACGCCGTGACAAAATAGGCACCATCCGTCAGAAAGGCGGACTGCACCCGTTCCCATGGCGCGGCGAAAGTGAATATGACGTATTAAGCGTCGGGCATTCATCAACCTCCATCAGTGCCGGAATTGGGATCGCAGTTGCTGCCGAGAAAGAAGGCAAAAATCGCCGCACCGTCTGTGTCATTGGCGATGGCGCGATTACCGCAGGCATGGCGTTTGAAGCGATGAACCACGCGGGCGATATCCGTCCCGATATGCTGGTGGTTCTCAACGATAATGAAATGTCGATTTCCGAAAATGTTGGCGCGCTCAACAACCATCTGGCGCAGCTGCTTTCCGGTAAGCTTTACTCTTCACTGCGCGAAGGCGGGAAAAAAGTATTCTCCGGCGTTCCGCCCATTAAAGAGCTGCTCAAACGTACCGAAGAACATATTAAAGGCATGGTAGTACCAGGCACGCTGTTTGAAGAGCTGGGCTTTAACTACATCGGCC
Coding sequences:
- the ispA gene encoding (2E,6E)-farnesyl diphosphate synthase — its product is MDFPQQLEACVKQANQALSRFIAPLPFQNTPVVETMQYGALLGGKRLRPFLVYATGHMFGVSTNTLDAPAAAVECIHAYSLIHDDLPAMDDDDLRRGLPTCHVKFGEANAILAGDALQTLAFSILSDADMPEVSDRDRISMISELASASGIGGMCGGQALDLDAEGKHVPLDALERIHRHKTGALIRAAVRLGALSAGDKGRRALPVLDKYAESIGLAFQVQDDILDVVGDTATLGKRQGADQQLGKSTYPALLGLEQARKKAQDLIDDARQSLKQLAEQSLDTSALEALADYIIQRNK
- a CDS encoding MFS transporter — protein: MNDYKMTPGERRATWGLGTVFSLRMLGMFMVLPVLTTYGMALQGASEALIGIAIGIYGLTQAVFQIPFGLLSDRIGRKPLIVGGLAVFAAGSVIAALSDSIWGIILGRALQGSGAIAAAVMALLSDLTREQNRTKAMAFIGVSFGITFAIAMVLGPIITHKLGLHALFWMIAILATTGIALTIWVVPNSSTHVLNRESGMVKGSFSKVLAEPRLLKLNFGIMCLHMLLMSTFVALPGQLADAGFPAAEHWKVYLATMLIAFGSVVPFIIYAEVKRKMKQVFVFCVGLIVVAEIVLWNAQTQFWQLVLGVQLFFVAFNLMEALLPSLISKESPAGYKGTAMGVYSTSQFLGVAIGGSLGGWIDGMFDGQGVFLAGAMLAAVWLAVASTMKEPPYVSSLRIEIPADIAANEALKVRLLETAGVKEVLIAEEEHSAYVKIDSKVTNRFEVEQAIRQA
- the panE gene encoding 2-dehydropantoate 2-reductase, giving the protein MKITVLGCGALGQLWLTALCKQGHEVQGWLRVPQPYCSVNLVETDGSIFNESLTANDPDFLATSDLLLVTLKAWQVSDAVKSLASTLPVTTPILLIHNGMGTIEELQNIQQPLLMGTTTHAARRDGNVIIHVANGITHIGPARQQDGDYSYLADILQTVLPDVAWHNNIRAELWRKLAVNCVINPLTAIWNCPNGELRHHPQDIMQICEEVAAVIEREGHHTSAEDLRDYVMQVIDATAENISSMLQDIRALRHTEIDYITGFLLRRARAHGIAVPENTRLFEMVKRKESEYERIGTGLPRPW
- the xseB gene encoding exodeoxyribonuclease VII small subunit, encoding MPKKNEAPASFEKALSELEQIVTRLESGDLPLEEALNEFERGVQLARQGQAKLQQAEQRVQILLSDNEDASLTPFTPDNE
- the yajQ gene encoding nucleotide binding protein YajQ; this translates as MPSFDIVSEVDLQEARNAVDNASREVESRFDFRNVEASFELNDASKTIKVLSESDFQVNQLLDILRAKLLKRGIEGSSLDVPENIVHSGKTWFVEAKLKQGIESATQKKIVKMIKDSKLKVQAQIQGDEIRVTGKSRDDLQAVMAMVRGGDLGQPFQFKNFRD
- the thiI gene encoding tRNA uracil 4-sulfurtransferase ThiI, whose protein sequence is MKFIIKLFPEITIKSQSVRLRFIKILTGNIRNVLKHYDETLAVVRHWDNIEVRAKDESQRLAIRDALTRIPGIHHILEVEDVPFTDMHDIFEKALVQYRDQLEGKTFCVRVKRRGKHDFSSIDVERYVGGGLNQHIESARVKLTNPDVTVHLEVEDDRLLLIKGRYEGIGGFPIGTQEDVLSLISGGFDSGVSSYMLMRRGCRVHYCFFNLGGAAHEIGVRQVAHYLWNRFGSSHRVRFVAINFEPVVGEILEKIDDGQMGVILKRMMVRAASKVAERYGVQALVTGEALGQVSSQTLTNLRLIDNVSDTLILRPLISYDKEHIINLARQIGTEDFARTMPEYCGVISKSPTVKAVKSKIEAEEEKFDFSILDKVVEEANNVDIREIAQQTEQEVVEVETVNGFGPNDVILDIRSVDEQEDKPLRVEGIDVVSLPFYKLSTKFGDLDQNKTWLLWCERGVMSRLQALYLREQGFNNVKVYRP
- the yajL gene encoding protein deglycase YajL encodes the protein MSASALVCLAPGSEETEAVTTIDLLVRGGINVTTASVASDGNLAITCSRGVKLLADVPLVEVADGEYDVIVLPGGIKGAECFRDSTLLVETVKQFHRSGRIVAAICAAPAIVLVPHDIFPIGNMTGFPTLKDKIPAEQWQDKRVVWDARVKLLTSQGPGTAIDFGLKIIDLLVGREKAHEVASQLVMAAGIYNYYE